The Pseudomonas sp. S06B 330 genome contains the following window.
TCAGCGCCATCGAACAAATCCAGCCAATAACTGGCATCGACAAGTTCGACTTGGTCTACATTGATGCCAATCACCAGTACGAGTACATCCTGCGTGACCTGATGTATTACCAGGATCTGGTGGCAGATGATGGCTTCATCCTGCTCAACGACTGCTGCCACAGCCACCTCGGCACCAAGCAGAATCTTGGCGTGCTGGAAGCACTCAGCAGCTTTCTCAAGCGTAGCGACTTCATTCCTCTGGCCGTGACTAACACCGACTGGTCAGATGTGATCTTGGTGCGCAAGAACTCGATCATGGTGAAACTGGTCGATATGGCACTGACCAACTCCGACATCCCCTTCGTAGAAATCCCGCACCAGCTTATCTCTGCTGCGAAGGTGATCCGTGGACAGCAGCGGGTCAATATCAGCTTTGCATAAGCGTTCAACAAACTGACGAACGATCCTGGCCCGACGCTATGAAAATCCGATGCACGTCTTCTGGCATCGGATTCTTCCGGCCTGAAAGAACCAGACTCACTCTTCCCCGCCCTCTCTCATTCAGCCCCACTATCCTTACAGAGCCGCAGGACGCGGCTTCGTATAGATCATGGAGCATTCATGTCCCTCGCCCTTGTCCACAGCCGTGCCCAAGTCGGTGTCTCAGCCCCTGCCGTCAGTGTTGAAGCGCATCTGGCCAACGGTTTGCCGGCGCTAACCCTGGTCGGCTTGCCAGAAGCCACGGTCAAAGAAAGCAAAGACCGCGTGCGCAGCGCGATCCTCAATTCAGGTCTGGAATTTCCCGCCCGGCGCATCACCCTCAACCTCGCGCCGGCAGATTTACCTAAGGACGGCGGTCGTTTCGATCTGGCAATTGCCTTAGGCATTCTTGCCGCCAACGGGCAGTTTCCAAGCGCTGCCCTTGGCGAGCTGGAATGCCTCGGCGAACTCGCCCTGTCCGGGGCCATACGGCCGGTGCAAGGTGTACTGCCCGCAGCCTTGGCAGCACGCGCCGCCGGGCGCGCGTTGGTAATCCCACAAGAAAATGCGGAGGAAGCCTGCCTGGCCTCAGGGTTGGTGGTGTTTGCAGTCGGGCACCTGCTGGAATTGGTGGCCCACCTCAACGGACAGACGCCACTCAATCCCTACGCGGCTAATGGTTTGATGCTGCACGTTCGCCCCTACCCGGACCTGAATGAAGTTCAGGGCCAGCAAGCAGCCAAGCGTGCCCTACTGGTCGCCGCCGCGGGTGCACACAATTTGCTCTTCAGCGGCCCGCCGGGTACCGGTAAAACCTTACTCGCCAGCCGTCTGCCCGGCCTGTTGCCGCCGCTCGATGAGCGCGAAGCACTGGAAGTGGCAGCCATTCAATCAGTGGCCAGTCATGTGCCGCTGAGTAGCTGGCCACAGCGACCGTTCAGACACCCTCACCACTCGGCGTCCGGCGCGGCGCTGGTGGGTGGCGGCAGCCGACCGCAACCTGGCGAGATTACCCTCGCCCATCATGGCGTGCTGTTTCTGGATGAGTTGCCGGAGTTCGAACGGCGGGTGCTGGAGGTGTTGCGCGAGCCACTGGAGTCAGGCGAGATCGTTATCGCTCGGGCCAAAGACAAAATCCGCTTCCCGGCACGCTTTCAACTGGTCGCCGCGATGAATCCCTGCCCCTGTGGATATCTGGGTGATCCCACCGGGCGCTGTCGCTGTGGCAGTGATCAGATTCAGCGTTATCGCAACAAGCTCTCTGGCCCTTTGCTCGACCGCATCGACCTGCACCTGACTGTCGCTCGCGAAGCCACGGCGTTGTCGTCGGCTGCCAGCGAGGGCGAGAGCAGCGCCACTATTGCAGCGCAGGTCGCCGTTGCCCGTGATATCCAGCACCAGCGTCAGGGATGCGCCAATGCCTTTATCGACTTGCCGGGGCTACGCCAGTATTGCGGACTGTCCAGCGCCGACCAGCAGTGGCTGGAAAGTGCCTGCGAGCGCCTTACGCTGTCGCTGCGTGCAGCACATCGGCTGTTGAAGGTGGCCCGGACGCTGGCCGATCTTGAAAACGCCGAACAAATTGACCGGAGCCATCTTGGCGAGGCACTGCAGTACCGGCCGACAACTTCGACGTGAATTATTTCAATCTTGAAATATATAAAGCCCACTATTTTATGAAACCAACAGAGCAATAGCAAGAACACTTCGTCGACTTGCTTCATTTAATGTGACCCTTATAATAGCGGGGAATTTCACAACGCGCGTATTGCTTGATGATCCACCAATTTCGACTAAAGAATAGCGCTCTTGTGGAGTTTATTCCTGAACACTGCAAGATTATTATCAACAAAATACCCGGCGCACCCGAGGAACTAACACTTGCCCGCGCCGAGTCGCGGATACTCGAACTCTTGCTGATGGAACCTGGAGCGATCTGCTCCCGTGAGGCCATCCTTGAGTTTGCCTGGGATGATCGGGTGGTCTCCGCCGGTAGCCTCAACCAGTCCATCTTCATGCTCAGAAACATACTGGGCGACGGCAAAGATCACGAAATAGTGATCACCGTGCCGCGACGCGGCTATCGGTTCAACAGCGACTTTCTGGTCGCGCTCCCCGAGGTTGCGGATGATCCCGTTGAGGAGCCACCGCCTGCTCGCGCTCCCAGCGCGACGATACCTGCAAACCTGCCTGACACCAGGCACGGCATTGGTGCGGCGGTCTGGCTGGGCTATCTGACGGCGGCAATTGTCACTCTATTCACCCTTTG
Protein-coding sequences here:
- a CDS encoding class I SAM-dependent methyltransferase encodes the protein MKACITHREIFYHLLHAVFQACEKKPVIAEFGVLRGENALKLYNALAPEKMVLIDSWSPAANDAYSPFDPLPAWVEPVDSYAYYYGGPMDDPATWDALYQECLSKFVEMDNVTAIRADTISAIEQIQPITGIDKFDLVYIDANHQYEYILRDLMYYQDLVADDGFILLNDCCHSHLGTKQNLGVLEALSSFLKRSDFIPLAVTNTDWSDVILVRKNSIMVKLVDMALTNSDIPFVEIPHQLISAAKVIRGQQRVNISFA
- a CDS encoding YifB family Mg chelatase-like AAA ATPase translates to MSLALVHSRAQVGVSAPAVSVEAHLANGLPALTLVGLPEATVKESKDRVRSAILNSGLEFPARRITLNLAPADLPKDGGRFDLAIALGILAANGQFPSAALGELECLGELALSGAIRPVQGVLPAALAARAAGRALVIPQENAEEACLASGLVVFAVGHLLELVAHLNGQTPLNPYAANGLMLHVRPYPDLNEVQGQQAAKRALLVAAAGAHNLLFSGPPGTGKTLLASRLPGLLPPLDEREALEVAAIQSVASHVPLSSWPQRPFRHPHHSASGAALVGGGSRPQPGEITLAHHGVLFLDELPEFERRVLEVLREPLESGEIVIARAKDKIRFPARFQLVAAMNPCPCGYLGDPTGRCRCGSDQIQRYRNKLSGPLLDRIDLHLTVAREATALSSAASEGESSATIAAQVAVARDIQHQRQGCANAFIDLPGLRQYCGLSSADQQWLESACERLTLSLRAAHRLLKVARTLADLENAEQIDRSHLGEALQYRPTTST
- a CDS encoding winged helix-turn-helix domain-containing protein — encoded protein: MEFIPEHCKIIINKIPGAPEELTLARAESRILELLLMEPGAICSREAILEFAWDDRVVSAGSLNQSIFMLRNILGDGKDHEIVITVPRRGYRFNSDFLVALPEVADDPVEEPPPARAPSATIPANLPDTRHGIGAAVWLGYLTAAIVTLFTLWHIYSWYKPTTEMHMTTIEQGELTISAVGKSELEVNKLKADFLNAGLPDQNLKGQVFISRTGPRINLSCIRETGEAYNLEYQFQDERFISMLRKCVTGEK